CGGTGCCGGAAGATATTTTGTCAATGCACGGTGCGGTGAGTGAACCTGTTGCTGCAGCCATGTGTGCCGGAGTAGAAAGTGATGCTGTACTGTCTATTACAGGCATTGCCGGACCGACCGGCGGTAGTGCAGAAAAACCAGTGGGGACGGTTTGTTTTGGCTGGCAGTTTATGGATGAAACGCACACAGCAACTCGGAGCTTTTCCGGAAATCGTGAAGCCGTGCGCATAGCCGCTGCTATTCACGCTTTGTTGACAATGGTAAAGTGGTTGCGGGAAGTAGAAAGTAAAGTTCTATAGTATGGTTTATTAATTTTCGTCTTTGAACTTAACACCATAACGCGGAGGAACTTGGGGGATGTTATCCCTAAAAATTCGTTGCATTACGCCTTCAAGACCGCCAGCAGCGATGATATGATAGTCTTCCCAGTCGCGTGTGGGAGTGTTAATATTTTTCCACAGAGCTGTTGTTTCATCCTGTTGTAATAATTCATAGTCATCTAGCACAATTTCTTGACCGCGATTATCCCAGTAAGTGATTTTTTTGGTTTTCCCATTAAAAATAAAAGTGGGTAGGCGAATGTTGCCTTTGTCTGTTTTTAAAAAAGGAACGCCTTGTTCGCTTACGCCGGTGTTTTCTGGTACAAACGCACTATTGGAAATAATGTGACTAGCATAGTCACTAGTTTTTTCAGGCACAATCAAATCTCGCCAAGAAGAAATATCGTAAAAAGGAATATGGCGGTTGAGGTAGTAATAACCGCCAGTATTGAAATAAGAGCGCGTGAGGTCCAGTACACCATGTACCGAATCATCATTAGCTAATTTTCCGTACAAATCAAAAACAGGATCTTGATTAATAATAAAGTTAACTTTTCCAGTT
This region of Candidatus Persebacteraceae bacterium Df01 genomic DNA includes:
- a CDS encoding CinA family protein, giving the protein MNVELFELSRTIGELAQRQHIKVATAESCTGGLLAATLTHWSGASAWFECGVIAYTNEAKKQLLAVPEDILSMHGAVSEPVAAAMCAGVESDAVLSITGIAGPTGGSAEKPVGTVCFGWQFMDETHTATRSFSGNREAVRIAAAIHALLTMVKWLREVESKVL